The genomic DNA TCGGCCAGCCGCGTCCAGTAGGCCGCACCGATCACGACGTTGTCGTCGTTGAAGTCGTAGCTCGGGTTGTGGACCATGCAGGCGCCCGCGCTGTCGCCATCGCCGTTGCCGATCAACAGGTAGCAGCCGGGGCGCTTTTCGAGCATGAAGGCGAAGTCCTCGCTGCCGGTCAGTGCCGGGCCTTGCAGCACGACCTGATCGGCCCCCACCAGCTCGATGCCGATGCGGCGCGCAAACTCGGTTTCCGCGCTGCTGTTGACCAGCGCCGAGTAGCCGCGCTGATAGTCGACCTCGGCCGTCACGTTGAAGCTCTGCGCCTGCGCGTGGACCAGTTCGCTGATGCGCTTCTGGAGCAGGTCGCGCACGCTTTGCTCCAGCGCGCGCACGCTCAATGCCAGCTTCGCGCTTTGCGGGATCACGTTGTTGGCGATGCCCGACTGCATCATGCCCACCGTGACCACCGCGGTCTGCAGCGGGTCGACGTTGCGCGACACCACGGTCTGCAAGGCCATCACCAGGCTGGCCGCCGCCACCAGCGGGTCGGCCGCGCGATGCGGCATGGCCGCGTGGCCGCCACGCCCGTTCAGGGTGATGAAGACCTTGTCCGACGAAGCCATCATCGGCCCTTCGCGAAACACCAGCTTGCCCTGGGGCCAGCCGGGCATGTTGTGCATGCCGAAGATGGCGTCGCACGGAAAGTTGTCGAACAGGCCGTCTTCCATCATGCGCATGGCGCCGCTTTCGCGCGTGCCGTATTCCTCTGCCGGCTGGAAGATCAGGTTCAGCGTGCCCGAGAAGCGGCCGCGCTCGGCCAGCGCCTTGGCGGCCCCGAGCAGCATCGCGGTGTGGCCATCGTGGCCGCAGGCGTGCATCACGCCGCTCTGGCGGCTGGCGTACTTCAGCCCGGTTTCTTCCTTGATCGGCAGCGCGTCCATGTCGGCGCGCAGGCCCACCGCGCGCGTGCCGCTGCCGCGCCGCAACTGGCCGACGAGTCCGGTGTCGCCCAGTCCGCGCGTGACGTGGTAGCCCCAGTCCTGCAGGCGCTCGGCCACCAGGTCGCTGGTGCGCTGCTCCTTGAAGGACAGCTCGGGGTTGTGGTGGATGTCGCGCCGGATGCCGATGAATTCCTCGGCGTGGGGACGCAGGGCTTGCAGCGTGTCTTCAGCGGTCATGGGACGGCTCGCGTGGGGTGAACGAAATGGCATCCTAAGGCGCGGTCCCTGGCTCGTCCAACGCCAAGGTCAATAGGCATCGGAAGGAAGCGGCGCCCCGTTCATAGCGATCCTCTTCCCTGCCGGCCGGGATTTGCTGCATGATTCCTCGAGACGAGCCCACCCGAAGGAGTTTCATGACTGCCACCATGACGACGCTCCCGTCCGCCGCGCGTCCCAAGGCAACGTTCACCACCATTGCGGCCATCACGGTGGGCAATGGTCTCGAGTTCTTCGACTTCACGGTCTACTCGTTCTTCGCGGTGCTGATCGGCAGCGTCTTCTTTCCCGCCAAGGACGCGATCGACAGCCTGATGCTGGCCGTGGGCAGCTACGGCATCGCCTTCCTGGCGCGGCCCATCGGCGGCGTGGTGCTCGGCCTGTACGCCGACCGGGCCGGCCGCAAGCCGGCCATGACCCTGACCCTCATCCTCATGGCGGCCGGCTCCCTCGGGGTGGCCGTGGCGCCCACCCATGCGCAGATCGGCGTGCTCGCGCCGATCTGGCTCGTTCTGGCGCGTCTCATGCAGGGCTTCGCGCTCGGCGGCGAGGTCGGGGCTTCGACCTCGCTGTTGCTGGAGTACGCCGATGACCACAGCCGCGGCTACTTCGGCAGCTGGCAATTCTTCAGCCAGGGCCTGAGTTCGCTGCTGGGTGCGGCCGTCGCGACGCTGCTGACCAACACCCTGTCGCACGACCAGCTCTATGCCTGGGGCTGGCGCATTCCGTTTGCCATCGGCGTGCTGATGGTGCCGCTCGGGGTCTACATCCGGCGCCATCTCGACGAGACGCTGGGGCCGCAGGCGCACACATCGAGCCCGATGAGCAAACTGGGAGAGGTCTTTCGAAACCATGCAGGGCTGGTCTGGTCGGGCGTGCTGATGATCCTGGGCGGCACGGTGGCGACCTATGTGGTGATCTTCTACCTCGCCACCTACGCGACCCAGTTTCTCAAGATGCCGCTGTCGCTGACGCTGTGGGCGAGCCTGACCGCCTCGCTCGTGATCGTCCTGGCATCGACCTATGCGGGCACGCTGTCGGACCGGGTCGGCCGCAAGCCCGTGATCGCATGGTCGCGGTCGGCGCTCGCCGTGCTGGTCTTGCCGGGCTTCATGCTGCTGGACGCCTACCGGTCCATCCCCGTGCTGATCGGCGTGGTCGCGGTGCTCTCCTTCCTGGTCGTGCTGCAGGCCGTGCCGGCCATCGTGATGCTGACCGAAGTGTTCCCGCGCCCGATCCGGGCCACGTCGCTGTCGATCGTCTACAGCCTCGGGGTGGCAGTCTTCGGCGGCACGGCCCAGCTCATCGTGACATGGCTGATCCATGTCACGGGCAGCGACCTCGCCCCGGCGTGGTACCTGGTCGGCGCGACCGTGGTTTCGACGCTGCCGCTGCTTTGGCTGAAGGAGACGGCCGGCCGGCCGATCTGACCCGCTGGGGGAGTCCGCTCAGGCTGAATTTTTCTCAGCCGCCGACAAGAGCACCATGCCCGCCCAGCGGCACACGGCAACCCGGGCACACGTCTCAAGCCGGCCTCCATGCGCAGACTCCGCTTCCTCACCCACCGCCATCGCGCGCCCTCGACCAACCGGGCGCTCGGACTGCCGCTCGCCTTCAACGCCGGTGCGGTCAACGCGGGCGGCTTCCTCGTGCTGCACATGTACACCTCGCACATGACCGGCTTCGCGTCGCAGCTGTCGGACGGCCTGGTGATGGGCGACATGAAGATCCTGCTGAATGCACTGGGCGCGATCCTCTCGTTCCTGCCCGGCGCCGCGGTCTGCGCGATCCTCGTGAACTGGGCGCGGCAGCGCCGCCTGCACAGCGTCTATGCGCCGCCGCTGCTGCTGGAGGCGGCGCTGATGTTCCCGTTCGGGCTGATGGGTGCGATCACGCTCACCTGGGCAACACCCTTCGCCGTGCCGCTCACGGTGCTGCTGCTGTCATTCAGCATGGCCTGCAGAACGCCGTGGCGTCGAAGACGTCGGGCGGCAGCATACGAACCACCCACATGACCGGCAACATCACCGACCTGGGCATGGAGCTGGGCAAGCTGCTCTACTGGAACCGCGGCGAGGTTCCGGCGGCCTCATCGGCATGTTCGTGCTGGGCGGCGCGATGGGGGCGCTGGGCTTCAAGTACATCGGCTTCATCTGCGTGATTCCGCTCGCCGCGCTGCTCCTCGCGCTGTCGCTGCCGCCGCTGCTGAAGGATCTGCCGCGCCGGCACGCGCTGCGGCCGCCGCAGTCAGGACGCCGCGGCGCCTGAACGCGGTCTTGCGGACCGAAGAAGCCGCGCGCTACTGGATCGGCTCGATCTTCGCCAGCCGCACCCATTCGCGCCAGCGCGCGCGGTCGGCTTCGGTGAACTTCGCCATCTCGGCCAGCGAATAGGGTTGCACCGTCATGCCCAGCCGCTCCAGGGCCTGGCGCGTCGGCGGATCGGCGAGCGCGGCGTTCAGCAGCCGGTTCATCCGGCCGATGACGGCATCGGGCGTGCCCGTCGGCACCGCGAGGCCGATCCAGCTGCGCACCTCGAAGCCCGGCAGCGCCTCGGCCACCGTCGGCACATCGGGCAGCGAGGGCGTGCGCTGCAGCGAGGTGGTCGCGATCGGCACGATGCCCTTGTTCTGCAGCGCCGGGGCCGCGGACATGATGTCGAGGAAAGCGAAGTCGATCGTGCCGCCGGCCAGGTCGGTGATGATCTGCGCCAGGCTCTTGTAGGCCGCGCCGATCACGTCGATGTCGGCGCGCGACTTGATGATCGCCGGCGGCACCTGCGAGGACGAGGTGGCGTAGCCGTAGCTTAGCTTGCCGGGATGCGCCTTGGCATAGCTCACGAGCTCGGCGGTCGAGTGGATCGGCAGGCCGGCCCGCACCATGCCGATCGCCGGGATGAAGCCGACCATCCCGATGTCGCGGAAGTCCTTCTGCGGGTCGTAGGGCAGCTTGGCGTAGAGAAAGGGATTGGCCGAATGCGTGGAGCTGCCCGAGATCAGCACCGTGTAGCCGTCGCCCGGCGAATTCTTCACGTACTCGGTGCCGATGATCGCGCCGGCGCCGGCCTTGGCCTCGACCACGATCGGCTGCTTCAGCTCCTTCTCGAAGTAGCGGCCGAGGATGCGGCCGACCGAGTCGGTCGCGCCGCCCGGCGCCGAGGGCGCCACGAGCTTGATCGCGTGCGTGGGCCACGCGTCGGCCTGCGCGGCGGCCGGCAGCGCGTGGCAGAGCGCGGCGGCGGCGAAGAGCGCGGCGAGCGCATGCGAACGGCGGGGCTTGCGAAGGATGTGCGGCATGGCGGTGCTCATTCCTTGAGTCCGAGATCGCGCACCAGCTTGCTGTATTTCTCGGTGTCGGCGTGCACCTGCGCGGCGAACGCCTGTGGCGCGGCCAGCGCGACATCGGCGCCGGTCTTGCGGATGCGCTCGCGCACCTCTTCCGATTTCATGATCTTCGCAGTCTCGGCATAGAGCCGGTCGACGATGTCCTTGGGCGTGCCCGCCGGCGCGAAGAGGCCATACCACGTGATGACCTCGAGCCCCGAAACGCCGAGCTGCTCGGCGACGGTCTGCACCTCGGGCGCCTGGCTCGAACGCTGGGTCGCGCCGATCGCCAGGCCGCGCGCCTTGCCCGCCGTGACCTGCGGCAGCGCGCCCGTCACGGCCGGGAAGTAGAAGGAGACCTGGCCGCTCAAGGTATCGGTCATGGCCTGGCCGACGTTCTTGTAGGGCACGTCGCGGACGTCGATGTGGGTCGCCTGCCGGATCAGCTCGATGCCGAGATGGCTGGGTGATCCCTTGCCCGAGGTCGCATAGCTCAGCTTGCCCGGGTTGGCGCGCGCATAGGCGACCAACTCGTTGAGGTTCTTGTAGGGCGCGTTCTCGCCGGCGATCAGCATCAGCGGCAGCTCGGCGACCTTGACGACGGGCACGAAGTCCTTCACCGGATCGTACTGCGGCGCGGTCTGCATGTAGGGGGTGACGGTCATCGTGGTCGCGCCCAGCATCAGCGTGTAGCCGTCGGCCGGCGCGCGCGCCGCGACCGCGGCGCCGATGGCGCCGCCCGCGCCTTCGCGGTTCTCGACCACCACGCTGGTCTTCAATTGCTCCGACAGCCGCTCGCCGAGGATGCGGCCGATGGTGTCTGCACCGCTGCCGGGTCCGAAGGTGACGATCAGCCTGATCGGACGCTGCGGATAGCTCTGCGCAGCGGCGGTCGCCGCCAGCGCGAGGCCCAGCGCGCCAGCGCCCAGGGCTTTGAAGAAAATCGAGCGAAGGTTCATGCGTGTCTCCTGAGGGTCGGGTGCGTTCTTGTCTTGCTTCGGTTCAGATGACGCCGCGCGCTTGCAGGTCGTCGAGTTCTTCCGGGCTCATGCCGAGCAGCTCGCCGTACACGAGCGCGTTCGATTCGCCGAGCAGCTGCCCCGCGTGCCGCACCGCGCCGGGCGTGCGCGACAGCTTGGGCACGATGCCCTGCATGCGCAGCGGGCCGAGCTCCTTGTCTTCCACGGTGATCACCATCTCGCGCGCGAGGATGTGCGGATCGTCGATCAGGTCCGCCGCGCTCTTGACCGGCGTGCCGGGCGCGCCGCGGGCCTGGAAGGCGGCGTCGACCTCGGCCAGCGTGCGGGCCGCCATCCACGCCTTGACCGCGGCCGCGAATTCATCGCGGTGCTGCATGCAGCGCTCGAAGCTGTTGAAGCGCTCGTCCTCGGCCATGTCCATGGCGCGCAGCGCATCGAGCGCGCTGCGCTCGGTGACGGCCGAGAACGAATAGTGGCCGCCGTCGCGCGTGCGAAAGAGGCCGGTGAAAGGCACGTTGCGGTGGTTGCTGCCGCTGCGCTCCAGCACGCGGCCGAGCTGGTCGAGCACCACGACCTGCTGCTCGATCTGGCGGAACAGGCCTTCGTAGAGGCCGATGTCGACCACCTGGCCCAGGCCGCCGCCGCGTGCATCGCGCCAGTACAGCGCCATCATCACGCCCATCGCCGCCCAGGTGCCGGCCACGGTGTCACCGACCGACATCTGCGAATGCGTGGGCGGGCCATCCGGCTCGCCGGTGATGTGCGCGAAGCCGGCGAAGG from Variovorax sp. PBL-E5 includes the following:
- a CDS encoding M20 aminoacylase family protein encodes the protein MTAEDTLQALRPHAEEFIGIRRDIHHNPELSFKEQRTSDLVAERLQDWGYHVTRGLGDTGLVGQLRRGSGTRAVGLRADMDALPIKEETGLKYASRQSGVMHACGHDGHTAMLLGAAKALAERGRFSGTLNLIFQPAEEYGTRESGAMRMMEDGLFDNFPCDAIFGMHNMPGWPQGKLVFREGPMMASSDKVFITLNGRGGHAAMPHRAADPLVAAASLVMALQTVVSRNVDPLQTAVVTVGMMQSGIANNVIPQSAKLALSVRALEQSVRDLLQKRISELVHAQAQSFNVTAEVDYQRGYSALVNSSAETEFARRIGIELVGADQVVLQGPALTGSEDFAFMLEKRPGCYLLIGNGDGDSAGACMVHNPSYDFNDDNVVIGAAYWTRLAERYLSEAPLAG
- a CDS encoding CaiB/BaiF CoA transferase family protein, translating into MLTEGVFDGIRVLDIGHVVAGPFVASVMADFGADVIKIEPPVRGDPLRWLYPKDDVGLFYKMQARNKKSVTLDLKHPEGRAIFERLAAQSDVVVENFRPGVMERLGLGWEELSKINERLIMCRLSGFGQTGPYAGRRAYGRIGEAFAGFAHITGEPDGPPTHSQMSVGDTVAGTWAAMGVMMALYWRDARGGGLGQVVDIGLYEGLFRQIEQQVVVLDQLGRVLERSGSNHRNVPFTGLFRTRDGGHYSFSAVTERSALDALRAMDMAEDERFNSFERCMQHRDEFAAAVKAWMAARTLAEVDAAFQARGAPGTPVKSAADLIDDPHILAREMVITVEDKELGPLRMQGIVPKLSRTPGAVRHAGQLLGESNALVYGELLGMSPEELDDLQARGVI
- a CDS encoding Bug family tripartite tricarboxylate transporter substrate binding protein, with translation MPHILRKPRRSHALAALFAAAALCHALPAAAQADAWPTHAIKLVAPSAPGGATDSVGRILGRYFEKELKQPIVVEAKAGAGAIIGTEYVKNSPGDGYTVLISGSSTHSANPFLYAKLPYDPQKDFRDIGMVGFIPAIGMVRAGLPIHSTAELVSYAKAHPGKLSYGYATSSSQVPPAIIKSRADIDVIGAAYKSLAQIITDLAGGTIDFAFLDIMSAAPALQNKGIVPIATTSLQRTPSLPDVPTVAEALPGFEVRSWIGLAVPTGTPDAVIGRMNRLLNAALADPPTRQALERLGMTVQPYSLAEMAKFTEADRARWREWVRLAKIEPIQ
- a CDS encoding Bug family tripartite tricarboxylate transporter substrate binding protein; protein product: MNLRSIFFKALGAGALGLALAATAAAQSYPQRPIRLIVTFGPGSGADTIGRILGERLSEQLKTSVVVENREGAGGAIGAAVAARAPADGYTLMLGATTMTVTPYMQTAPQYDPVKDFVPVVKVAELPLMLIAGENAPYKNLNELVAYARANPGKLSYATSGKGSPSHLGIELIRQATHIDVRDVPYKNVGQAMTDTLSGQVSFYFPAVTGALPQVTAGKARGLAIGATQRSSQAPEVQTVAEQLGVSGLEVITWYGLFAPAGTPKDIVDRLYAETAKIMKSEEVRERIRKTGADVALAAPQAFAAQVHADTEKYSKLVRDLGLKE
- a CDS encoding MFS transporter; its protein translation is MTATMTTLPSAARPKATFTTIAAITVGNGLEFFDFTVYSFFAVLIGSVFFPAKDAIDSLMLAVGSYGIAFLARPIGGVVLGLYADRAGRKPAMTLTLILMAAGSLGVAVAPTHAQIGVLAPIWLVLARLMQGFALGGEVGASTSLLLEYADDHSRGYFGSWQFFSQGLSSLLGAAVATLLTNTLSHDQLYAWGWRIPFAIGVLMVPLGVYIRRHLDETLGPQAHTSSPMSKLGEVFRNHAGLVWSGVLMILGGTVATYVVIFYLATYATQFLKMPLSLTLWASLTASLVIVLASTYAGTLSDRVGRKPVIAWSRSALAVLVLPGFMLLDAYRSIPVLIGVVAVLSFLVVLQAVPAIVMLTEVFPRPIRATSLSIVYSLGVAVFGGTAQLIVTWLIHVTGSDLAPAWYLVGATVVSTLPLLWLKETAGRPI